Within Pygocentrus nattereri isolate fPygNat1 chromosome 17, fPygNat1.pri, whole genome shotgun sequence, the genomic segment CTGTGTTTCCAACTGTGTTGctagtacggggtacatggctctttgctacgcaGCATtaaggccctgtacaaacaaagctggagtttggctcgcatagccagcagtaagtcagactcgttcccagtgagagttgaaCTCCGTCAGGGCTGTCCCTGattctattaataatttttatggttagaatttctaggcgcagtcaggggatggagggtgtccggtttggtgacctcagggtcacatcgctgctgtttgcagatgatgtggtcctattggggacatcaggccgtgaacttcagcttttgctggatcgggttgcagccgagtgtgaagcggccaggatgcggatcagtacctctaaatccgaggccatggttctcaggcgaaaaagggtggagagccctctctgtgTCGGGGagaggctcttgcctcaagtgggggagttcaagtatctcggggtcttttttgcgagtgatggtacaagggagcgggagattgacaggcggattggtgctgggtcagcagtgatgcgggctctttaccggtctgttgtggtaaagaaagagctgagccataaggcaaggctctcaatttaccggtcgatctacgttcccaccctcacctatggtcatgggctttgggtaatgaccgaaagattagatcgcgaatacaagcggctgaaatgagtttcctccgcagggtgtctggactctcccttagagatagggtgagaagttcggtcatctgggagggcCTTGGattagagctgctgcttcttcacgtcgagaggagccagctgaggtggttcgggcatctggttaggatgcctcctggacgcctccctcgggaggtgtcacaggcaagtccacctgggaggagaccccggggaagacccaggacacactggtgTGAGTATATCGCCCacttggcctgggagcgcctcagaatcccccttggagagctagtggaagtggctggggaaagggaggtctgggcctcattgcttaggatgctgcccccgcaacccgaaCCCCCGAGAAGTgtaagataatggatggatggatggattgaactttacattttaacactCTTTAAATGCCAAACTCAGACTTAATTCGCAAAGAATATACAAAGCCTGAAGCAATCACTGAAGAAGTAAAGGCCTGCTTAACAATGAGCCAGTAAATAGTATGaacatttttataatatttagcAAAATTTGTTTCACATAAAATGTACTCTTAGAGGGGGAGAAAATCAGTCTATGAATATTGTCCCATTCTTGtgtgatgtaggattctagctgctcaatattgctgggtcttctttgccggattttttgtttcatgatgcgccaaatgttttctattgttgaaaggtctggactgcatgcaggccagttcagcacttggactcttcttctgcaaagccatgctgttgtgatggatgcagtatgtggtttagcactgtcttgctgaaacagaGACAGCCATCCTTGAAAGAGACGTTGTCTGggtgggagcatatgttgttctaaaacatCCTGTATACTGCTCAGCATTGATTGTGTCTTTCCAGATCTGTAAGCTGTCCATGCCATAGGCACTAAGGCAACACCACAAAATCAGAGATGCAAGCTTTTGAACTGTGAGCTGATAACAAGCTAGATGGTCCCCCTTCTCTTGAGTCCGCAGGACTCTGTGTCCattgtttccaaaaagaatttcaaatttggattcatctgaccacagaacagttttccattttgcccgagtccattttaaatgagctttggcacAGAGAGGATAGTGGCATTTCTGATTTCTAGAAGTGTTCCTAAGACcgtgcagtgatttccagtaatcatgcctgttttgaaTGCAGTGCAACTTTAGGGCCCGAAGATTACAAGCGCCCAATATTGACagtcagccttgtcccttgcatacagggaTTTAatcagattctctgaatgtttgatattatgtactgtaaacggtgggatatccaaagtcttggaattttattttgaagaacatttttctgaaattttttagatgcagtttttcacagactGGTGAATCTCTACCCATTATTGCTTCTgggagactctgcctctctaaaattcTCTTTTTATGctcagtcatgtgagttagttgcaaattaCTCCTCAAGCTATTTATATTAGTACCACTTTTCCAGTCATTTATtgctctgtcccaacttttgagatgtgttgctgccatcaagttctaaatgagttaatgtttttctttaactAGTAGAATATCTTGTTTTTAACGTCtgtgttgtatgttttattgtgaataaaatatttgtctgAGATCTGTAAATCATTGcagcattctatttttatttacattttacacagcgtcccaacttttttaaaacTGGGGTTATCAATCTGAATAAGCGGTGTTAGTTGCTTTTCAACCATGTTTCTTGTTTGTTTCCAAAATACCTGATTTGGGTTATTCTCATTTTTAAAGCTCTTGTAAATATTATGGGAATATGTTGCACTACCAAATAATTATTGCATAAAGTTTAATTCCCCCCACCATCCAGTTATAGCACATACACCGTAAACACTAAGAATCCCTGATGACAacaattacatattaaaatcaGTCTGGTCAGATAGTGAggggtgtgtgcgtgtatatatacatatgtctGCCCAGAGTCTCTCTACTATTTGACTCCATTATTACCACAGGTAAATACATTACAGGAGATATGACTCCTGAGGAAATTTTTGCTGTGACTGCAATGATAAAGTTATATACTTGTGAAAGCATGATGTATTTTCTTACTCTATATCATTAATTATGCAATACTCTACTCCTGTATGGTTGCAATTATTGGCAGATTATCTTTAGAAAGTTCTCTTTGACTTATGATTTTAATGTCTGTTAAATTGTCACACTgctgttttgaaacttttttctCCTAGATATGTGCACAGCAGACTGTAATAACAGTCAGAATGAAAGCAGCAGCCTTCACCAGTTGCAGCTGGTCAGTTCTATCTCACTAATAGAGGACTTATCACTGGCCATAACCCAGATCTTTGTGTGGCCTTTTGTTTACCTCAGCATCCTCATGCTTTTCACCTTCTACAGAACACAGTCCTTTAGAACTGAAACACGTTACATGTTATTCGCCCACACCTTACTGACTGATGTGATTTTTCTTATACTGACAGATTTAGTGGTCATTCTCTCCTACAGCTCTCTGCTGATGCCGATGGCATTCTGTATTCCATTGTGCATGCTCATGGAGACAGTCTCAATATGCACACCTCTAACCATCACTGCAATGTGTGTGGAGCGCTATGTGGCCATCTGCATGCCACTGAGACACAGTGCTATATCCACCACCAGCAGAACTCTTACTGCTATCCTTATTATCTGGATCATAAGCTACATTAAGCCATTTGTGGATGTGTTTATCCTTGTTGCAACTGTTTCGCAACAATATTTTTTAGAGCCTACCTTCTGTTATTATGAGATCATGACACCAGAGCAATGGCATCGCACAATGAGGGGTATAACTTATATTAGTgattttatcatcattttatTCACAGAGTTCTTTTGCTATTTGATGATTGTGCTTGCTGTCCGGACAGCCACTGTTGACAAGAAATCAGCAGGCAAAGGTTTGCGTACCATCTCACTACATATGTTTCAGCTTATCCTGTGCAGTCTTGAGATCGTTTATCCCTACATTGAAACTGTTATTATAGAGCTAGATATAGTTTTATATCTGTCACTCCGCTCTTTCAACTTTATTACATTCAGTGTCATCGCTAGGGCAGTTAGTCCACTTGTCTATGGCCTAAGAGATGAAAAGTTTTATGCTGCCCTGCTATACTacatcaaatgtaaacaaaatcatatcTCATCTGAAAACAGAGGACCAATCACATAATTAACAGTGTAAACAATGTTACAACTTTGAGACAGTAAGACTTCTCAAATGCCTTTTAAATGGATGCGCAGCTACTTAATTTTTATGTACCTACAGTCTATTTCCTCTTTTGCATCATTTAGTAGTCCTAAAAATTAATGGCATGGACAGTTGTTTACAGAATATTTGGTGTAATTTTAAATATAACAGCTTATGTAATGTGATGACTAACAGTGTGGTTCCTAAGACAGAAAAGCCTTGTGTAGTATCTGTTATTAATCATGATCCTGTCAAACAAAGTTCTTTGTTACTGTTTTTGAGAAACAGAAGATTCTGCGTATTTAAATACTTAAAGTATTATATAGGATGCTTTACCCAAGGGGTGTCCAATCAATTGTTGTGGCTGCATGTTTTCATTCTAAACAATCAGGAACACATGATCAACTGTTCAAAGACTGAGTCCAAGTTAGTTAACATAATCAGGCTTTGTTTATAACATACAGATGGGTGACAAATCaaaacctgaataaatgagtggagaGACACACCAAGTGCAGATGCTTGGTGGCTTGTATAAAAATGCTATGCATGCCTAGTTGACCTTTTCCAACTTTTGGATCAAAATTGCAACAGAAAAAGATCTACATCAGTGGTTCCAAAGTGTCCCAGGGGTATGCCAGATGACGATGttgttatataaaaaacaatGTTATGAATCGAGGTGGCAAACCACTGGCTAGAGGAACTCAAACAAACATAATTTTTAGCAGGTTATTTTATGATTCAAGAAACTGAAACACATACATGTTtcttgatgttctacagtgaCAGAATGACTAAAAATAGAGGACATTCTTTGGCTACACAGTTCAAGGTCAGCATAGCTCATGtcaaacttaaaaaaagaatgaaacttTCACTGCATTGCTCTGCACAGCTTCACATGATTCCCTTAATGTGGCAAGAATGGGGGAAAATTAGTTAATACCGACTACACCACCTAGGGGAATTTCACCCCCAAGAAATTATGTGAGATTAAACAGAAAATTTAAGTATTAAAATCCAAGTCACACAGGTTCAAACACACTGGGACCAGAGACATGGTTCCACAATAAAAATAGTAACATTATTAACCAAAtaaatttctaaaataaaagagagaaaaaaaaaaactgctcacCAACAATGGCCGGATTGAAATGTAATAATCACAACACAAGTCAAatgaattacaaaaaaaaataagaaaaaaggatCATGGAACAGGGTTGGAggctcacagcagcaggaagaaTTAACCTACCTGATGAAAATGAGTCCTGCaattatcaaatcaaatgaaatttatttgtatagcgctatagaattccagaaaagacagtttTAACTTGAATGTAAAAAGTGAGTTGAACATCAGCTCCCTCATCAAGAAggcccagcagaggatgtactttctGCGGCAGCTGACGAAAGCCAAACTGCCAGCCCAGCTGATGGTACAGTTCTACACGGCCATCATCGAGTccatcctcagctcctccatcacagTATGGTATACTGGGGCCACTGCCAGGGACAGACAAAGGCTGCAGCGCATTGTGCGCTCCGCTGAGAAGGTGATAGGCTGCAGCCTCCCATCTCTCTAAGACCTGTACATCTCCAGGAGTGTGGGGACAGCGGATCGGATTATAgcagacccttctcaccccGCACGCATACTATTTGATCTACTCCCCTCGGGCAGGAGGCTTCGGTCCATTCGGACCAGAAGCTCGcgccacaggaacagtttcttcccctctgctattggactcaagaacaatatataatcacgtcacttacctctttataaccctgccttggtcactttacttgaattgcactactccacgtgcactgttgtatatagtactgttgtacatgccttttgtatttttatttttattcattctatctatattttatatttgcatagagtgtttatttatgtggacttgttactacttgtttttatgttgcaccttcatgccgaagcaaattcctagtctgtgaatcctatTCATTGAcgatggcaataaaacttcttctgattctgattctgtatATTATACCTCCCTcgcctgataatcttggcctatgtgcatactTATAGCCTACAGGTGTGGCTtaatttaaagctgaatattcatctggtctaacccgtttcagtaagacaaaaaaagtcaaatttatgatcgcttcTAATTTCACTTACGgcgactgctttagagtttagtgatcttatattgagCAGTCCAaattttagatctaaggtgctatcatcagaacatggatatatgttgattaggttgTTTACACGGGCtaattgagtttttctatgattaaatttagttttaattcaggGCAAAGACAGAGTCACAATAGAGTTGAACTTGGGTGATGCCTCAAGGTggatcgcagacggtcggtttagcctgtctgtctgcggcctggtcccggctctggaatgtcagcagctgtttacactactctgccgactaactaagagactatgagctatgctgcacgaaagtaaggcagcaccctcccgcgtggggtggacaccatccctacctataagaccaggcttgccctcaaaacgcaaccaattgtctataaagcccacttgattttcagaacaccacttggacatccagcagtttaacgccataagcctgctgtaggcttcaGCGCTGCGCCGCTTTGGGATGGGGACAGAGCAGATTATGGCATCGGACATcatctgggcctgtttaatcacctctctaatcTTACCCTTACTTacctcagactgccgcagacggatatcattggctcctacatgaatgactatcctcgaatatctcttatCAACTAACAGTCTATGGTTGCCACTATTGTCCGGtgctctggctcccgataaaaatctaactgtaaccgctggtgcccctaaaggagtagctaacttCACATGTCGGGCAATCAagtctcctatgaccagagtactcttaacaggcttcacagtgggtgcgtcactgagcggggcaaacctgtttgacacgcaATTCGGAGGAGCAtggtgttccggtgggctagctttggcctcagcattagcattagccttagctttccggctagaccACCGAGTCGTCACCCATTCACCCTGCTCTGAGGGCTCTAACGCCGGAGTCaagggggtgctaactctccctagggcACCCGGAGCTGCTAACGCTGCATCTGGCTGCCTGTCCCTTAATAACCCCCGGATGCACCTCTAGCTGGTCCACTTTCTCCGCCAGAGAGCTAATTAGCTGgcacttagcacaaacacagccactatcGCTAGAGGTGGAAAAGTGGGTTaaaactaaacatgccacactccgAGCAGACGAAACAACCAGCACATCTAATAGCACAAAACTAATAGCACAAAACGTTgccgcagtgacgcgctctcagcCGCTCACACTGACGagctctcagtcgctcgcagtgatGCGCTCCATTCAGTTACATACCACAGGTGAAATAAACCACTccaaaagggaaaaacacacaaGTGCTCATCACTACAACACCAAGGCAAGGACTCCACCACTCCCTGCAAATGGAGGAAAATTATGCCTGCTGGTTACTCTGGCTTTCAGCTCCTATCCAGCAATCACAAACAGCAAATTATTTCACACAAATaatcaaacacacagaaaaccaCAAGCCTATTGCTCTAATGAAAGCAAACCCAAATTTTAGTACTTTTGTagtcaataaaaagaaaaaacagcaaaatacacTAATGGACCAAgtagtttttaataattaaagaTTGTCAAAATGAAACTAACCCTGACCCATTAAACGTACATGAGCAGTAatgataatggaaaaaaaattaaacaggaAACCCCCACTTGCTTAGTCAATTGTACCCATCTAcaattaaaaactttaaaaccaCCATAAGGTGGGTCCTACCACAGGTAGCGCATAAActgcaaagaaataaaatatagcGAGAGCTGTtcctaaaagaaagaaaaaataaatacatttaaaaaatgatcaaaaacaacaaactatAATCcctaaataataattttaaaaaaatatataacctAACATATTccaaaaggacaaaataaaataaacaatacaaaacagaaaacaaagaaaaccacTAAATAACTCGATACCACAAAAACAGCTCCCTAACTGCAGGAGGGTGAGAACATTCCAACTAACACTTGTTCTCCGGCATGACGCTGAGCCACTTCACTTTTACTTGTAACAACAGAGAATTGAAAAAGCACTTCTCTGCCATGCTGAAATTCAAGCCACACCGCCACTGCCAAAGTCACGTTCACCGGAATGGGCAGAAACACAGGAGACACATGACCCGGCAATGATCACCTGGCCCAATATATAGTGCAACCCAGGACCCCCCCATAATTAACAATGGCCACTAATTATCAAATACCACAGACATAATTAAGCCCAACACCAGGGAAAGGAAAAAGACCAGCCTGCTACATCAAGAAAAAGGATAGGACAGATGTAAAATCTTGTTGCTCTGATAATGTGAAAGTGCCTTTAATCTCTATTTCAATTAGCTGGCCATGTAATTATACTGGTACTCCTCATATGGAGTTCTTGTTGTGCCaaaagtttaattttttaattaaagtaagaagtaaaatcATTCAAATTGTCTCCTATCACAGTCGTTGCTTAACAACAGTGTCTTAGTGGAGTGATACATTGTtggtgaaaaacctgtgatgttatggcgaaatatcaGCACGGTTAGAACATCTCTCAACCAATCATCTTGCGTGGCCAGAACTGTCATATAATATGTCCTAAAGGGGGGTATGAAGGTTGGGTACTGTGTTGTATGTTATTGTATTCAgcattgtgtgtgcatgtgccgAAGTTGTATTTTATGCTgcctatttttgtttattcatataTGGTCATGTTAgtctcacttgtcatgtctaaaactgcatcagcccaTTGCCATACAGGTCggctaggtgtctggtacctgcgTAAACTAaaacttcacttctccagacataTGCCTCACAAGAATCCAGCTGTGATTTTTCTTAAATTGTAAGTGAAGAATTGTTTGTTCTGTACTGTGAAAGCGCATCCATAAGTGATGGCTTATTTGTGACATTCTCCCCCCATCACAGCAAGGAATTTTAATCTGTGTGCTGAACACTGTGACAATAATAGACAATTACTATTAAAGTTAACTGGTCATGTTTCCATCCTCAAACATCAGCATAGCGGTGAAGGCAGCTTCAGCCCTTTTCATGCAATCCTCAGTTCCATGCCAACAGCTGCTAACAGATTTTGAAGTCACAAAGTGTGGCCTACACCAAGTGTTCCTTTTAAGATTCATGTGTGACTGTATGCCTTTAATAATTCACACTTTTTCAGAGGTTTATCTCTCACCACTTTAGCAAGTAGCTGGATAAGTTTGTCTACATCAGTTTAAGAGATTCCACAGGATATCACCTTATCCATGAAGCCATTCCCAAGGTTCAACTTGCTGCAAGCATTATCTTAGTAGATCTCATTATGTGGAACTGAAGAATTCATCCATGGATCTGTTCCCTCTTCTGCTGATTAGGTGTTCCTGCTCATCTGATTAGCCATGTTTAGGCACTCCAGCCATGTGTGTGACCGGCAGTCTGGCAAAGGAAACAGCCATTCATAACAATGTTGTGTCCTAATGCATTGTAACTTGTCATTAGCCACATATTTGGCCATCtgtaataatgcattaaaacaCTAGTTTttttgttggaaaatgatcTTCAAAGCCAAAGCTTCCTATCAGTGTATAAGACTGTAACATCAGTATTCAGGAGCATTCCCAGAGCTGCCACAGTGCTGGACAGATGGGGTCCGTCTACAATGATCCTAAGCATAATTAGAATGTGAACTAGGGAGCAACTTTCTAATTAGATTAGCTAATGTTTATTAGGAACGCAAAACCcacatcatcatcgtcgttgaccattagtccagacagggtcgcggtagcagttgggagagcagagaatcccagatgaccctgtcccccgcaacttcctccagctcattcccggggaccccaggccaacttggagacataatccctccagcaggtcatCGGATGACCCCTGGGTCCTGTCtcggtaggccatgcctggaacacccccaccaggaggcgtccagggggcatccggatcagatgcctgaaccacctcagctggctcctctcaatgcggaggagtaatGGCTCTATTCTGAGCTCCTCtcagatgaccgagctcctcacgcGATCACATAGTGCGTAGTCcaccacccgacgaagaaagctcatttccaccacttatattcgcaatctcgttctttcggtcattacccacagctcatgaccgtAGGTGAGGgctgggatgtagatcgaccggtaaacagagagctttgccttttggctcaactccctcttcaccactacagtccagtacagtgaccatATTACTGCTGCCgtctgtcccagcctgcggctgaTCTCACGAGCCCtccctggatcggggccttgttgtggtggaagggcttgtgtggtctagggatcttcagagctaagtcgtcaggagcaatatgctcctggtagggtctcccaaggcgaacaggtctggagtgaagacccagactaacgcgATCCAAACTACTCCATGAATATCGTACACAAAAAAtagtgtaccctgcccgggatagggtcaccgggacctacccctggagccaggcctgggggtagtgttgcACGgagagcgcctggtggccgggcagcccacgtaacccatccgggctcagcccgaagaggcaatgtggggaggccttgtgggcccaccacctccaaggtccagcatgggggagcggtgcagtgccgtgttggcagtgggagattgcagggaggcccttggtggcttaggcccctgcagcagaaactagctcttggtacatgcGAAAACACACCacaagaaaataagaaaatctGTCCAGTACAGTAAGTATGGTTGTAAACCCTTACAAATCTGGAAGATCATCAATAATGTCTAAAGGTGCATGGAACCAAGGTCTGATGGGTAAGAGGACAAATTTTACTGGCTGGTACTGTCTTAAGGTTTTTATATTGTGAACAGGTTGAGCAAAAAGCTACAAAGGAATAGATATCGTGATTCTTGGATTCCCACCAATACCAATTAGAAAGCAATTGCTGAGTGCTTGTTTTCCTGTATGACTGGTTGTGAGGGATGAATGGGGAGTAGGTTTGGAGTTAGTCTCATTAGTACCCGCAGCATTTTCTTGGTGCATTCTAGACAGGGCATCAGCTTTCGCATTGTGAGATTCAGGACAGTCCATAACACTACAATGAAATCTAGAGAAGTAAAGAGACCATTGGTCTTGATGATCATTAAGATGTTTAGcattgcaaaaatattttaggtttttgtgGTAGGTTAATACAATGAAGAGATGACTAGCACCCTCTAACCAGTGTTGTCACACCTCTAATGCCAATTTAACAGCAAAGAGTTCTTGATCTCCAATTCCATAATTTATTGCAGTAGGCATGAGTTTGTGAGAGTAAAAAGATCCTGGGTGAAGTTTTGGGGGATTGCCAGAATGTTGGGAAAGAACAGTGGTGATCCCAGTCTCTGAAATATCTACTTCGACTACAACAGGGTGGTTTAGGATTGGGGCTGTGGTGAATGCGTCTTTAAGAGTGTGGAAAGATTTTTCTGCATGTACTGGCCAATTTAATTTTTTCTGACTGTTTCTCAGTAACACAGTTAGAGGTGCAGTGATGCTACTGAAGTTCCTAAGAAAATGTCTGTAGAAATAGTGAAATCCTCCTTAACAGAAGTTGGTATTGACCAGTTTACTATTGCTTCAACTTTTTGATCATCCATAACTATGCCCTTGAAACGGATGATGTACCCTAGAAATGAGAGTTGCGAGGAGTAAATAAGTATGTCATCAATGTAGGCAATAGCGAATTTGCCAATCATGTC encodes:
- the LOC108442850 gene encoding odorant receptor 131-2-like, with product MCTADCNNSQNESSSLHQLQLVSSISLIEDLSLAITQIFVWPFVYLSILMLFTFYRTQSFRTETRYMLFAHTLLTDVIFLILTDLVVILSYSSLLMPMAFCIPLCMLMETVSICTPLTITAMCVERYVAICMPLRHSAISTTSRTLTAILIIWIISYIKPFVDVFILVATVSQQYFLEPTFCYYEIMTPEQWHRTMRGITYISDFIIILFTEFFCYLMIVLAVRTATVDKKSAGKGLRTISLHMFQLILCSLEIVYPYIETVIIELDIVLYLSLRSFNFITFSVIARAVSPLVYGLRDEKFYAALLYYIKCKQNHISSENRGPIT